The Leptospira sp. WS60.C2 genome includes the window TCACCCGTCAAAAAGGCTTTGGGTTTGGACATATTAGTCGCACCCACAATCCCAGAAGGAATGATGGGAACACCCGCGCGAATGGCAAGTTTTGCTGCCATGGCACGAAACGGTTGTAATTCTCCCGTTTCCGAACGAGAACCCTCGGGATAAATGGAGAGGAGCTCGCCTTCTTTCATCAGATCCACCATATAGGTTTCCAGTTTTTCATAGTATTCCATAGCGGCACGTTTGTCCATTTCCGACTCTTTGGCCGCATTGCGGATGATGGGCATGCTTCCCCAATTCATCAGATTCTTTTTGAACACGCTTCCCAAGGAATTTAATAAAACTTCAATGACCGGTTTCGTAAGATTAAGCGGTGGGTAACGAAACGGAGAATTTTTGTGATTCAATATCTCCAAAATTTCTTCTTGGGGGTGGAAAAGCTCATATTTGCCCAGATAGACAATTTTTCGATCAGCAAAGGCACCTTGGACAGGAATGTCCAAATAATCCGTATGATTCGAGATGATAAGGGCTCCGCCAGTTTCTGGAATGTTCTCTGAACCAGCAACTTTTACATCATAAATGAGCTCTAAAAGGTTACGGAGAATGGTTTTTGGCACCTCGCGAGGAATAATAAACAAACTTTCGAGAATATCAGCCGGATTTTGATTGGGTTCCATAGAAACATCACATATTTGAAAATAAAACTTTATGAAATCAAGTTCGATTTTCATCTTAGATGGAAAATCCTATGAACGAACTCTTTTTAGCAAACGCCTCTATTTGGTTCTCCCCAGAGTTTCTAGAATCCTTACACCAATGGGATGCGTCTCTTGGTGGAATCTTATTTGTGATTTCTACCATCTGCCATTATTTGGGCGGAAGTAGTTTTTTTCTAGGTCTCATTTCGTTTGTATACATTTATTACCGGCCGAAGTTAGCGTTTCAGGTTGCTTTGGGACTCCTCACTTCGGGAATTTTGGGATATGTTTTCAAATTTTATTTGGAAAGCCCAAGACCTTTCCCATATCCAGAAGCGTTTGACGAAAAGGCATTTGGTTTACCATCAGGGCATGTTTATACAACAACAGTAGTGTGGGGAATGTTATTGTATTATATTCCGAAATTATGGTTTCGATTGCTTTCGGTCTTCATCATTCTTTATATGCCTTTCTCAAGGATGTATTTAAAAGTTCATTATCTCGGGGATGTTAGCTTAGGATTCGGATTAGGGATTTTACATTTACTTATCATTTTATTTTTGCTCAATCAATTTTACTCCAAAGACGAACAAGTATTCATCATAACGGAAAAATATCGTACATTGAGTTTATTAGGGATCGTGATTACACTTTTACCAATCACATTAGATTCACCCTATCTTTCAGAAGAACATCATCACACGTTAGTGGGAATGATCATGTCCAGTGGTGCATTAGGAGGCTTCTGGTTAGGGATTTTATTTTATCCAAGATTTAGCCAAAAAGAATTTTTACAATGGAGTATGCCTTCCTTCAATTTCCGATTAGGCTCCGATTCTTTTTGGTTTTTTTGGAAAACATTTTTGTTACGCCTCTTGGTCCTTGGAATCGTGATCCTTCTTTTGTATGTAATTCCAGGTACGCTTATCAAAAAATCAGTTTGGAAAGACGATTTACTTTTACGTTATATCCGCTACTTAGTGGTAAGTTTTGCACTTGTATTCCTTGTTCCAATGATTTTACAAAAGATACAAAAAGGAAAGTTTTTGTAAAACTAGTACATGCAAAAAATTAAAAAGATTTTTCAAATCATAAAAGTGGAACTTATGAAAGAAGGAGTTTTAAAAAACTCTTTCTTTGTGAGTACATCCAAAGCACTATCAGCGGTTACAAATCTAGTCTTTATGATTTATTCCGTTAATTTGCTAAGCAAAGCAGAAAATGGAAAACTACAATACTTTTTGGGGTTTTTGCCCGTTGTACTTGCGATTGCAGAGTTCGGTTTGCCAAACGCACTCATCAAATACATCTCCCCAATGGCGGAAAAAAAAGAGAACCCTGGAGCCATTTTAAATGCATCCCTTAGGATTAAGTTTTACTCTTTTTTATTTTTGTCTTTTGTAACTTTCGTTGCTTATCTGACAAGTAATGAGAATTATTTTGTCTTACTACTCTTGTTATTCGGTGGAATCATCATTTCCTTTATCTCTTATTTTGAGAGTTTATTTGTTTCTTATAGAAAATACAAATCGTTATCACTTTGGAACCCACTTCCCAATGTGATTCGATTGACACTTCTCATTTATTTTTCTGAAACAAATGCACATCCTCTCACGTATATGGATATCTTAGCAATTTTTTGTATTGCTCCTATTTTTGTTCTTTTTTTGTTTTTTTTATTTTTTGGGAAAGATGAGATTTCTTTTAGTGCTGACATCTCCGAAATAAGGCAAAACGAAAAAAAACTCCTGCTTTTCAATTTGTGGGCTTTTGCCGCTTCTATTTTTGCCATCCTTTCTGATCGAATGGAGATTTTTTTTCTAAATCAGTTCCACCCACCAGAGATTGTTGCAGACTATGGAACCGCCTTGCAACTGTTTAGCGGATTTATTATCATATTATCAACCTTTAATTCTATCATCTATCCTAAGCTTGCAAGACTTGCGGAAACAGAAGAGTTCCCAACAGTATTGAAAAAATCTGTTTTTTTAGGGGGAATGATTGCACTTTGTTTGTTCCCAGGAATATTTTTGGCGGAGCCAATTTTGACTTTGTTATTTGGAACCAAATATACAAACTCAATCTCTGTTTTTAAGATTTTATATCCTAATTTCTTATTGCAATTGGTGTTTGCACCACTTGGAACCGCCTTGTTCGCGTTAGGTTTACCAAGATTACTGGCTGGCCTTGCCTTACTTCGACTCATATTTGGGGCTCTGTTTGACTATTGGATTATCCCTGACTTTGGAGCCAACGGTGCAGCTGTTTCCCTATTTTTAGGACAAATTGTATCTTGGTTACTCTTAACAGGTTACTTTATGGCTTACTTTCGGAAATAACATACTCGTAAATCTTCTTATAATTTTCGATCAAAATTGTCCATTCATTGGAATGGATATTTCCACCGTATAACTTTTGATAAGATTCCTTTGCCGATTTTCCTTCAGCTAAATATTCTTTAAATTTAAGCAATACCATTTTAAACTGAATCGAATCTATATGAATGTCATAATCTCTGTTAATTTTAACACCGGAAGATAATTCAAATTCTCTAACAAAAATTTCAGACAAAGCAAGGATTCCATATCCTTTTTCATTCTTTGGTTGAAACTCAGTGCGAGTTTTTGCCCATGCCAATAAAAATAATGATGGAATCGGAGGATATTCGCCTAACATTGTTCCATCGGGGAATTGTAATTTTTGGGAGTATCGCACAATTGCTCTTGCGAATTCTTTCTTTCGACGATGGGATAATCTGGAAGATTCCTGCCGATTTAAATAGGAAACAATGACTGCCTCTTCTTTACTATGATCGGTTTTTTCAAAAAATCGACTGAGGTCATAAGAAAAACGGGTATCAGCTTCTTTGTAAGAAAAAATGACCAACAAAAGAGGGAATATGAGAAGAAATCCATGTCGATATTTCAAAAGTAGTTTCTTCATCTTTTATAGTATCGGGATTGTTGTTTTCCTAATCGTAATTTTTTTCACTCCCTAATGGAACAAAATGACTTCGGTTTTAATGACTTTGTCCAGCAATCCGATTCCACGTTTTAAAAAATCGAACCTCATTGCCTTTTTCGTTATATACGATAGAATCAATATTCATCTTTGCTAGGAAAATACCCCGTCCACTCACTAAATTGGCACTTGGGTTTTCAATTGGATTGGGAATTTTCGATACTGCAAAACCATTGCCTTCATCTCGAATGACGACAGTCACACCAACATCGTCCATGAGTAACTCGACAAATACAGATGAATTGTTTCCAGCACACCGATCATCCACAAACTTAAAATAATCCTGATTTGCCTCTAAACATTCCTGTTTTTCGGTATAACTCACTCCTGCAACTCCATGTTCAATTGCGTTTGCCAAAAGTTCATACAGTACGATTTTGATTGAGATTAAATCCTCCGGAGTCGCATGCGGAGAGTTTAAGATTTGTTTGGTTAAGAATGCAATATAGGAAGTTAGTTTTTTGATTTGTGGTTTTAGTTTAATTTTACAGTCTCCACTAAATTGTGTGATTTCACCACTATTGTAAAGTAAAGAGAGATCAATATCGGCATTTTCAAATTTTTTGATCCGAGAACGTAACGCTTCCATTCGGAACGGTTTAAGAAAAAAATCAACCGCTCCCATTCGAAAAACATCAATTGCAATTTGAATATCACTGTCTCCTGTGATGACTAAAAAGGGAGTTTGGTTTCCATCTGCTCTCAGTTTTTGGATGAATTGGATGCCATTTAATTTTGGTAAGCTGATATCAGAAATGATGAGGTCAAAGGTATTTTGGTTGGAAATGGCAAGGGCTTCCATGCCATCCGATGCAAGTGTGACAGTAAATTCGTCTTTGAAATATTCCCAGAACAATTCGCGGATTGTTTCTTCATCGTCAACAAAAAGGATTTTCATAGGCAAAAGTCTTAGGTTAAAAGAATCTTTAACCTTTAACAATTGTAAATCTATTTTTGGAAATTAGTCCTCTAGGTTGTAAGATCGACCTAATTTATAAGTGGACTGGAGTTCTTGTTGTAGATCTAAAATCTCTTTTTTGGTGAAAAAAGCAATTTTACCACCAGATAATTCGAACGCATAATACGATGCCTGATCGGATTGTAATAGATTTTTCAGTTGGCTTAGGGAACTGATGCGCGTACCATTCACCTTCTCCAAAACTAAATCCTGAAAGTCTTGGTATCCTAGGTTACCTTCTAGGGGAAAAACACGACTTAAGATCACTATTTTTTCACGGATAGGGTGGACTTTCTTCTGGTAGTAATCCGAAAGATAAACCAATTTTTTCTCGGATTTAACTCGGTATTCCGTTCCAAATTCTTTTAGGTAAGCATTAGAAAGTTCCGTAAAGAAAAATCCTCCAACAATCAAATAAAGAGGCTTACGATTTTTGGCTTCTTCCGGAATTAAAAATTCGTTTGAATCATACGCCCGCAAATCATACGAAAGATTGATATTTTGATAATTACGATATAGCTTGAGTTGGACCGTCTCACCTAATTCGCGCAAACGTCCATCCGACTTTCGCAACACCAAATCAAAAATTTTGTCTGCTCGGTCCCATTCATCCACTTTGGTAAGAGAAAAAGCATTGATCATGGTCACCAAATCGCCTGGAAACAAATTGTATGCTGGACCAACACCTGGAATGACTTCTGTAACAAGAAGTGGATTTGGAAATGATTTGGAGTAAAATTCTTTTTCAGATGGTGTTAAATTAACATCAAACAAAAATCCGGGATGAGGAAAGGATTTCCCTCCTGACCGATAAAACAATTCCACATATTCCGTCGGGATTAAAAAATCGGAGATTGTAATTCCGCATAACAGTTGATTTTTGAAGAAAAAATCAGATTCTTCTGTTTTTTTCTGATCCAACATAAAAACTTTGATAGGAGTTTTTGAAAAAGGCAAATAAACATATCTGGATTTTCCAGTAGGACAATGTTTGCCGATTGTTTTCAAATCCAACCCAACAGGTTTTGGTAATTTTTGCATCCCTGTGGCTTCTAATAATAAAAACCCAGTTTCTCCATCATAGGCTTTGATCGAAAGTTTTGGTACAGAATAATCAAAGGTCTCAAATTCTGCATACACAGGATTTTGTTTGGAGAGTGTAACACCAAAGAAAACTCCTCTCCCTAAATGGATAATATTCAGCTTTCTTGAGAAAGGTTCGCCGACAAGCCAAGGATTTTGGTGGCTAACTTTCTGGAAGGTCACTCTTGATTCAATGACTCGTTTGTCCTCAAACTCTTCCCCTAAAAGATGAGAGGCAAAAAAAACGAAAAAGAATCCAAAAACAATCGCTCTAAAGTTCTTCATAATTGGCACCATATCTTTTTTTAACCCTTTGGTTCATTTGGTAAATGGATTCTGGTCTGAGAACAATCGGTAAGTCCATTCCGCGAAATTTTAGCACAATCATTCCACGTTTGTTTTCTTTCCATATGGATTTAAATTCATTTAAATCTTTCGGAACTCTACCATTGATCGACTCCACAACCTTGTATTTGTATTTTTTATACTTTGATGTTTCTGGATCGTTAAAATTATAACTTAACACTATATCTCTAGTTGTGTATCGATATAGGAGATCTTGGATAAAATAACTATAATGGTATTGTAAGGAACTGTCTAAGTCCCCATCTTCTGAGTGGAAAAATGATCTGGTGATGGGTTGGAATACAAAACCTGCCTGCAAAAAGTAATCTTCCGTTGCATCACGATACAACTCTAATGCATAATTTTTTTGTAAGTTGACTTCGGCTTGGTTTTGTTTGCCGGCACGGTAAAAACTAATGGTAACTTTAGAATTCAACTGTTTATCTTCAATCCAATCGATGATGAATTCTTTTTTATTGGATAACGTCAATTCCCCATCATTGGAAATAGGTATTCCATCAAATGCAGTTACAAAATCCTTTTCCTTTAACACTTTTGAAAAGGTCGAGGAAGGATAAATACGATTCACAAAAATGCCTGTTTCTGAAGAGGGAACCTTCATTGCCTGTTTTAAGCTTTTAGGGTTTCCATTTTGAAATGTAAAACCGATATTCGGAAATCCATCATATTTTCCATCACTTATGTCTTCCAAAAAGTGACGGATGATATCATTGGAAATGAGATAGGCAATCCCTTGTTCCAAAGTACTAATTTGAAACACAAGCCCAACTACTTTACCATTCTGTACGGCAGGACCACCCGAATTTCCAGGTTGGATGTTAGCAGAGATTTTTAACACATTTCGGTAATCTAACCCAGAATAGGTGTATCTGTTTTTTTCAAATCGGAGGATGGATCCTTTTTCCACAGACAAACTATCATTTCCATTAGGAAACCCAAGTAATAAGACGTCCGAACCTAAATTCGGAATGCCTTCCAATAACGTTAGCGATGTTGTTTGTTCAGAGAAATCGGGATCATTGACTTGTAACAGAGCCAAATCACAATCATAACCGATGAATTTAACGTCTGCTAAGTATTCTTTCTTAGTAAAGCTACTTCTTACCAAAATTCGTTTTGCATCACGAACAACATGTGCATTCGTTAAAATCGTTTGATTGGGAAGTACGAGTCCTGAACCAAAACCAGTATACAGATTCTTTTTCATCCATGGTTGGGTTTTATTCTCAGTATTAAAACCTTCATTTCGAATCAATACTACGGAACGGAATATAGAATCCACAGCAGGTTCTACATCTGTTTGCGAAAAGATGGATTCACTCCATAGGAGTATGGTTAGACAAACAAGGATGAATTTATTCATAATACAGGATTACTTTCTCCCAAACAATTTGAGTTTCTGAAATTTTTTTAAGGAACGCCTTTCCTAAGACCCGTTCCCCTGGTTTTGGATCTTTCCAAATCGTATTGGAAACTAGCAATTCTCCAGAAGGAGTAGATGGAACACGGATCAATCGATAGATAGAATCTTTAACACAAGTGATGCGAAATACATAAGAAATGGTTTGATCCCAATAAAAACTTTGGTCTTTTTCTAAAAATTCCAAAGGACAAGAAGTATCAAAAAATACATCCAAGTTTGAGGGCACTTCCTTTCTTCGTTTTGGATTTTCAGCGATGGATTGAAAATAATATAAGTTCGGATTTTGAATGGGTTGGTATCGAGTTTGATTTGTTCGAGTATCGTTCGACTGGGGTTTTATACCCAATGGCTGTTCTTTTTTTTGTGGGAAATCCAATTCCGTATCATCAGTGTTTTGTTTCCAATTCGCAATCGAATCTGAATCTAAAACAATTTGACCTGTTTGGATTTCTAGATATTGTTTTTTGCCAATTCGATGAACAGCCTTTAAACGAAATTCACCTTGTCTGAGAAGGTTTTTCTTACGTGACGAAAATTCTATGAAATTAGGTTCTTCACTTTCTTGGCAACTGAGTCGGTAGTAGGTTACAGAGGAAATTTTGGAAGCAAGGATCAGGTTACAGTTGCTATCACTGGTAGAATATAGTGCAGATTTCCGAATTTTCCTTTGAAACGACTTTGAAATCCTTCCCCGTTTCATTTGATCCATTTCTTCTTTTAATGTAAGCAAAGACTGATCGAATGGAATTTTGTCAGCAGATAGGTTGGCTAACGAAAAAAAAGATAAAATCACAACAAAGATTATGTAAAGATGCCAATTCATAGAGTACCGACTATCCATAGTATCGGATTCTCTACCCCTCGGAATCAACTCCAAGAGCATTGATTTCTTTTCTCATTATGTCCCGACCCCGCTTTGAATTTTTTTTTTGGTTTTCAGACTTTCAAAAATTCGAGGGGGGGAAAAGTAATGTAAGAAATAGGAGAATACTTTTTTGAACTGGAACTTTCTGAAAACCGAAATAGAACCTGGTGACTTCCTCATCGATTGTCGTTCCCAATCAGCATATGAAGAAGAAACATTAGAAGGTGCATATTATTATCCATTTATCAAAAAAGCATTCGGCTCTGACCCAGAATCCCAAAAGAAATTGTATTGCCCGATGGCCGCTGTGGTGCAAGAGTTTCAAAAATCCAAAAAAACTCGAATCATCGTTTTTGACGAAGGAATGGGAATGTTTTCCACTCGTATGGTGTATTTACTCCGAGGGATGGG containing:
- a CDS encoding trypsin-like peptidase domain-containing protein gives rise to the protein MNKFILVCLTILLWSESIFSQTDVEPAVDSIFRSVVLIRNEGFNTENKTQPWMKKNLYTGFGSGLVLPNQTILTNAHVVRDAKRILVRSSFTKKEYLADVKFIGYDCDLALLQVNDPDFSEQTTSLTLLEGIPNLGSDVLLLGFPNGNDSLSVEKGSILRFEKNRYTYSGLDYRNVLKISANIQPGNSGGPAVQNGKVVGLVFQISTLEQGIAYLISNDIIRHFLEDISDGKYDGFPNIGFTFQNGNPKSLKQAMKVPSSETGIFVNRIYPSSTFSKVLKEKDFVTAFDGIPISNDGELTLSNKKEFIIDWIEDKQLNSKVTISFYRAGKQNQAEVNLQKNYALELYRDATEDYFLQAGFVFQPITRSFFHSEDGDLDSSLQYHYSYFIQDLLYRYTTRDIVLSYNFNDPETSKYKKYKYKVVESINGRVPKDLNEFKSIWKENKRGMIVLKFRGMDLPIVLRPESIYQMNQRVKKRYGANYEEL
- a CDS encoding response regulator, producing MKILFVDDEETIRELFWEYFKDEFTVTLASDGMEALAISNQNTFDLIISDISLPKLNGIQFIQKLRADGNQTPFLVITGDSDIQIAIDVFRMGAVDFFLKPFRMEALRSRIKKFENADIDLSLLYNSGEITQFSGDCKIKLKPQIKKLTSYIAFLTKQILNSPHATPEDLISIKIVLYELLANAIEHGVAGVSYTEKQECLEANQDYFKFVDDRCAGNNSSVFVELLMDDVGVTVVIRDEGNGFAVSKIPNPIENPSANLVSGRGIFLAKMNIDSIVYNEKGNEVRFFKTWNRIAGQSH
- a CDS encoding lysophospholipid acyltransferase family protein, which gives rise to MEPNQNPADILESLFIIPREVPKTILRNLLELIYDVKVAGSENIPETGGALIISNHTDYLDIPVQGAFADRKIVYLGKYELFHPQEEILEILNHKNSPFRYPPLNLTKPVIEVLLNSLGSVFKKNLMNWGSMPIIRNAAKESEMDKRAAMEYYEKLETYMVDLMKEGELLSIYPEGSRSETGELQPFRAMAAKLAIRAGVPIIPSGIVGATNMSKPKAFLTGDAFKTKIRYQIGKPIPPSAFPTGPEKKAAKELTEMLENRVKELMKEAESIP
- a CDS encoding PDZ domain-containing protein is translated as MKNFRAIVFGFFFVFFASHLLGEEFEDKRVIESRVTFQKVSHQNPWLVGEPFSRKLNIIHLGRGVFFGVTLSKQNPVYAEFETFDYSVPKLSIKAYDGETGFLLLEATGMQKLPKPVGLDLKTIGKHCPTGKSRYVYLPFSKTPIKVFMLDQKKTEESDFFFKNQLLCGITISDFLIPTEYVELFYRSGGKSFPHPGFLFDVNLTPSEKEFYSKSFPNPLLVTEVIPGVGPAYNLFPGDLVTMINAFSLTKVDEWDRADKIFDLVLRKSDGRLRELGETVQLKLYRNYQNINLSYDLRAYDSNEFLIPEEAKNRKPLYLIVGGFFFTELSNAYLKEFGTEYRVKSEKKLVYLSDYYQKKVHPIREKIVILSRVFPLEGNLGYQDFQDLVLEKVNGTRISSLSQLKNLLQSDQASYYAFELSGGKIAFFTKKEILDLQQELQSTYKLGRSYNLED
- a CDS encoding phosphatase PAP2 family protein encodes the protein MNELFLANASIWFSPEFLESLHQWDASLGGILFVISTICHYLGGSSFFLGLISFVYIYYRPKLAFQVALGLLTSGILGYVFKFYLESPRPFPYPEAFDEKAFGLPSGHVYTTTVVWGMLLYYIPKLWFRLLSVFIILYMPFSRMYLKVHYLGDVSLGFGLGILHLLIILFLLNQFYSKDEQVFIITEKYRTLSLLGIVITLLPITLDSPYLSEEHHHTLVGMIMSSGALGGFWLGILFYPRFSQKEFLQWSMPSFNFRLGSDSFWFFWKTFLLRLLVLGIVILLLYVIPGTLIKKSVWKDDLLLRYIRYLVVSFALVFLVPMILQKIQKGKFL
- a CDS encoding oligosaccharide flippase family protein, coding for MQKIKKIFQIIKVELMKEGVLKNSFFVSTSKALSAVTNLVFMIYSVNLLSKAENGKLQYFLGFLPVVLAIAEFGLPNALIKYISPMAEKKENPGAILNASLRIKFYSFLFLSFVTFVAYLTSNENYFVLLLLLFGGIIISFISYFESLFVSYRKYKSLSLWNPLPNVIRLTLLIYFSETNAHPLTYMDILAIFCIAPIFVLFLFFLFFGKDEISFSADISEIRQNEKKLLLFNLWAFAASIFAILSDRMEIFFLNQFHPPEIVADYGTALQLFSGFIIILSTFNSIIYPKLARLAETEEFPTVLKKSVFLGGMIALCLFPGIFLAEPILTLLFGTKYTNSISVFKILYPNFLLQLVFAPLGTALFALGLPRLLAGLALLRLIFGALFDYWIIPDFGANGAAVSLFLGQIVSWLLLTGYFMAYFRK